The sequence CATTGGTCTCTGCCTTGACGTGGCCGACCTCTTGCGCGATTTTCGCGCGGCGGTTCAGCAAGGCCAGGATTTCGGCGTCAATGGCGTCGATCTGCTGACGCAAGGGTAGGAGTTTGTCTTCGCTCATGTTGTTTCTATCTCTGGTTCTGCTAATAAGCCTGGCGCAAGGCGTAATGCGCTAGCCGCGCTGTTTTTCAAATTCCTGCAAATACGCCACCAGCGCCTGCACGCCTTCCAAAGGCATGGCGTTATAGATCGAAGCGCGCATGCCGCCCACCGATTTATGGCCCTTCAGCTGCAGCAAACCCCGTTCCTTGGCGCCGCTCAAGAAAGCATCGTTGAGCGCGTCATCGGCCAGGAAGAAAGGCACGTTCATGCGCGAGCGGCAGCTGTTGGCGATCTTGGTGCGGTAAAAATCGCTGGCGTCCAGGCAGTCATACAGTAAAGCCGCCTTGGCGATATTGCGTTGTTCCATCGCGGCGACGCCGCCCTGCTTCTTGAGCCACTGGAACACCAGCCCGGCGATATAGATCGCATAGGTCGGCGGCGTGTTGTACATCGAATCATTGTCGGCCACGATCTTCCAGTTGAAGGCGGACGGGCAAGCCGGCAACGCGTAGCCTGGGCCGAGCAAGTCTTCGCGCACCACCACCAGGGTCAGTCCGGCCGGGCCGATATTCTTTTGCGCACCGCCATAGATCACGCCGTACTTGGATACATCTACCACGCGCGACAGGATGTGCGACGACATGTCGGCCACCAGCGGCGCATTGTTGGTTTCCGCGGCGACATCGGGCGTGAACTGGTACTCGACGCCGTCGATGGTTTCGTTGGTGCAGAGATGGACGTAAGCCGGATCCTTGGACAGCTGCCAGCTGTCGCGATCGGGAATCTGCGCGAAATGGCTGTCTTCGGAAGAGGCGGCGACATTGACGTTGCCGTAGCGCCGCGCTTCTTTCAGCGACTTGGTCGACCACGAACCGGTATTGATGTAATCGCTGGTGGCCGGCTGAGCCCGACCGCCGCGGCCCAGCAGGTTGAGCGGCACGATCGCATTCTCGGCAATCGCACCACCCTGCATGAACAGCAGTTTGTAATTGTCCGGCACCGCGAACAGCGCGCGGAAATCCTGCTGCGCGGCGGCCAGGATAGACATGAACTCCTTGCCGCGATGACTCATCTCCATCACCGACATGCCGCTGCCCTGCCAGTCCAGCATTTCAGCAGCAGCTTGCTGCAACACCTCTTTTGGCAACACGGCAGGACCAGCAGAAAAATTATAGATAGGCATGATGAATGTCGTCAGATAAAGAACCGGAATTGCAGAGACTACGTAGAATTTCTTTGAATACTTTGGCCCAACAGATGGCGTTGCTGTGTTGTTACGGTATTACCGGTAAAACAGAAAACAATGCGCAGAAAACAATGCGCAGAAAGCAATACGCGGCCCAGGCTGGCTGGACCGCGCGGCTTGCTTTATTACTCCGCTGCCGGCTCGGAAGCGTCGCCGGCTGCCGTGCTGCCGGTGTCGCCTTCAGCACTGGCTTCCACTTCAGCATCGACCTCGGCGTCGGATTCGACCACGCGCTGCAAACCGCTCAGCTTGGTGCCATCTTCCACTGCGATCAGTGTGACGCCCTGGGTAGCACGGCCCATTTCGCGGATTTCCGCGACGCGGGTGCGTATCAGGACGCCGCCGGTAGTGATCAGGATGATTTCATCGCTAGGTTCCACCAGCGTTGCCGCCACCACCTTACCGTTGCGCTCGCTGGTCTGGATCGCGATCATGCCCTTGGTGCCGCGGCCGTGGCGCGTGTACTCGGTAATCGGCGTACGTTTGCCGAAGCCATTTTCAGTGGCAGTCAATACCGATTGCTGTTCGTTTTCCGCAACGAGCAAGGCGATAACCTGCTGGCCTTCTTCCAGGTTCATGCCGCGCACGCCGCGCGCGGTACGGCCCATCGGACGCACATCGTTTTCGTCGAAGCGCACTGCCTTGCCGGAATCGGAGAACAGCATGACGTCATGCTGGCCATCGGTCAGCGCGGCGCCGATCAGGAAATCGCCTTCATCCAGGTCGACCGCGATGATGCCGGCCTTGCGTGGATTGCTGAAGTCGGACAATGGCGTCTTCTTGACGGTGCCCAGGCTGGTCGACATGAAGACATAACGGTCTTCCGGGAAGCTGCGGTTGGCGCCCGACAATGGCAGCACCACGGTGATCTTCTCGCCATCCTGCAGCGGGAACATGTTGACGATCGGCTTGCCGCGCGAATTGCGCGAACCTTGCGGTACTTCCCAGATCTTCAGCCAGTAGAGACGGCCGCGATTGCTGAAGCACAAAATGTAGTCATGGGTATTACCGACGAACAGCTGGTCGATCCAGTCGTCTTCCTTGGTCGCCATCGCTTGCTTGCCGCGGCCACCGCGTTTTTGTGCGCGGTACTCAGAGACCGGCTGCGCTTTCATGTAGCCGGTGTGCGACAAGGTCACCACCATGTCTTGCGGCGTGATCAGGTCTTCCGTGCCGAGATCGGTAGGATTGTGCTCGATCTGCGAACGGCGTTCATCCTTGTTGCCGATGCCGTATTCGTTCTTGGCAGCGGTCATCTCGTCGGTGATGATGACGGTGACACGTTCCGGCTTGGCCAGGATATCCAGCAGGTCGGCGATTTGCGCCATCACGTCTTTGTACTCGTTGACGATCTTGTCTTGCTCGAGGCCGGTCAGGCGTTGCAGACGCATCTGCAGGATTTCCTGCGCCTGGTCGTCCGACAGGCGATACATGCCGTCAGTCTGGATGCCGTAATGTTTAGGCAGGTTTTCCGGACGGAAGGACTCGATGCCGCCGATATTTTCGTCGCCGGTACGGGCCAGCATTTCACGCACCATGGAAGAATCCCAGGCACGCGCCATCAGTTCGGATTTCGCCACCGGCGGCGTCGGCGCCGCCTTGATCAGGGCGATGAAATCGTCGATGTTGGCCAGCGCTACCGCCAAGCCTTCCAGCACGTGACCGCGTTCGCGCGCCTTGCGCAGTTCGAACACGGTGCGGCGCGTGACGACTTCGCGGCGGTGCGACAGGAAGCATTCCAGCATCTGTTTCAGGTTCAGCAGCTTAGGCTGGCCATCCACCAGCGCTACCATGTTCATGCCGAAGGTGTCTTGCAGCTGTGTTTGCTTGTACAGATTGTTCAGCACAACCTCTGCCACTTCGCCGCGCTTGAGTTCGATCACCACGCGCATGCCGGATTTGTCCGACTCGTCGCGCAGGTCGGAAATGCCTTCCAGCTTCTTGTCGCGCACCAGTTCGGCGATACGTTCCAGCAAAGCCTTCTTGTTTACCTGGTACGGCAGTTCGTCGATGATGATCGCAGTGCGGCCTTCACGTCCGAATTCTTCGAAGTGGGTCTTGGCGCGCATCACCACGCGGCCGCGGCCGGTGCGGTAACCATCGCGCACGCCGGAGACGCCGTAGATGATGCCGGCGGTCGGGAAGTCCGGCGCCGGGATGATTTCGATCAGTTCGTCGATGGTGCAATCGGCATTGCGCAATACATGCAGCGCACCGTCGATCACTTCGGTCAGGTTGTGCGGCGGAATGTTGGTCGCCATGCCGACCGCGATGCCGGATGAGCCGTTGATCAGCAGGTTAGGAATGCGGGTCGGCAACACCGACGGCTCTTTTTCCTTGCCGTCGTAGTTGGGCACGAAGTCGACGGTTTCCTTGTCGAGGTCGGCCAGCAGTTCGCCGGCAATCTTGTCCAGGCGGCACTCGGTGTAACGCATCGCTGCCGCGCCGTCGCCGTCGATCGAACCGAAGTTGCCTTGGCCATCGACCAGCATGTAACGCAGCGAGAACGGCTGCGCCATGCGCACCAGCGTGTCGTAAATCGAAGCGTCGCCATGCGGGTGATACTTACCCATGGTTTCACCGACCACGCGCGCGCATTTGACGAACGGGCGATTCCAGACATTGTTCATTTCATGCATGGCGAACAAGACCCGGCGGTGCACCGGCTTGAGGCCGTCGCGCACATCCGGCAGCGCCCGGCCGACGATCACGCTCATGGCGTAATCGAGGTAGCTCTTGCGCATTTCTTCTTCGAGGGAAATCGGGATTGTTTCTTTAGCGAATTGATCCATTTAGCGAGTCGGCCAATCTTTACTTGGGTTGATCAATATTGAACCTGCGATAGAACCAACATTCCAGAGCGATCTGCCAGTTGCCGGCGAAATGCTGCTCGAAACGCAGGTATAACCGCATGATTTTAGCACGTGGAAGAGGCAGTTCTGGCTTTTCAGGCAAGGCGTTGCAGGCCGAAAACGTGCCGCCCCGAAAAAATATGTTTAAATGCCGCCTTGCCCGGCTTTTGGGGATCGCCTTACCCGCCCCACGCCATTTCTATCAGGAAATAATTTATGCGTCATACGATTCTGCTGAGCCTGCTGTTAGGCTCGGCCTGCGGCTTTGCGGCCAGCTCCAGTCTTGCCCAGACCAGCGCCATCCAGGCATCCCCCGAAAAAAGTGCCTACCTGCAAGACGGTAGTGGCCCGGTGGTGCGCAGCCAGGATGGCTTGTGCTGGCGCTCCGGCTATTGGGACGCCAAGGATGCCGTCCCCGGCTGCGACGGCGAACTGGCGCCGCCGGTGATGAAAGCCATCGCGCCGGCACTGGCCGCCGGCCCAGCCATTGCCAGCGATCAACCCAAG comes from Collimonas pratensis and encodes:
- the serC gene encoding 3-phosphoserine/phosphohydroxythreonine transaminase, encoding MPIYNFSAGPAVLPKEVLQQAAAEMLDWQGSGMSVMEMSHRGKEFMSILAAAQQDFRALFAVPDNYKLLFMQGGAIAENAIVPLNLLGRGGRAQPATSDYINTGSWSTKSLKEARRYGNVNVAASSEDSHFAQIPDRDSWQLSKDPAYVHLCTNETIDGVEYQFTPDVAAETNNAPLVADMSSHILSRVVDVSKYGVIYGGAQKNIGPAGLTLVVVREDLLGPGYALPACPSAFNWKIVADNDSMYNTPPTYAIYIAGLVFQWLKKQGGVAAMEQRNIAKAALLYDCLDASDFYRTKIANSCRSRMNVPFFLADDALNDAFLSGAKERGLLQLKGHKSVGGMRASIYNAMPLEGVQALVAYLQEFEKQRG
- the gyrA gene encoding DNA gyrase subunit A, whose translation is MDQFAKETIPISLEEEMRKSYLDYAMSVIVGRALPDVRDGLKPVHRRVLFAMHEMNNVWNRPFVKCARVVGETMGKYHPHGDASIYDTLVRMAQPFSLRYMLVDGQGNFGSIDGDGAAAMRYTECRLDKIAGELLADLDKETVDFVPNYDGKEKEPSVLPTRIPNLLINGSSGIAVGMATNIPPHNLTEVIDGALHVLRNADCTIDELIEIIPAPDFPTAGIIYGVSGVRDGYRTGRGRVVMRAKTHFEEFGREGRTAIIIDELPYQVNKKALLERIAELVRDKKLEGISDLRDESDKSGMRVVIELKRGEVAEVVLNNLYKQTQLQDTFGMNMVALVDGQPKLLNLKQMLECFLSHRREVVTRRTVFELRKARERGHVLEGLAVALANIDDFIALIKAAPTPPVAKSELMARAWDSSMVREMLARTGDENIGGIESFRPENLPKHYGIQTDGMYRLSDDQAQEILQMRLQRLTGLEQDKIVNEYKDVMAQIADLLDILAKPERVTVIITDEMTAAKNEYGIGNKDERRSQIEHNPTDLGTEDLITPQDMVVTLSHTGYMKAQPVSEYRAQKRGGRGKQAMATKEDDWIDQLFVGNTHDYILCFSNRGRLYWLKIWEVPQGSRNSRGKPIVNMFPLQDGEKITVVLPLSGANRSFPEDRYVFMSTSLGTVKKTPLSDFSNPRKAGIIAVDLDEGDFLIGAALTDGQHDVMLFSDSGKAVRFDENDVRPMGRTARGVRGMNLEEGQQVIALLVAENEQQSVLTATENGFGKRTPITEYTRHGRGTKGMIAIQTSERNGKVVAATLVEPSDEIILITTGGVLIRTRVAEIREMGRATQGVTLIAVEDGTKLSGLQRVVESDAEVDAEVEASAEGDTGSTAAGDASEPAAE